A genome region from Anaerobaca lacustris includes the following:
- a CDS encoding bifunctional nuclease family protein, with translation MDVEVELSRIIINETSDQQIIVLKERHGERAFPIVIGIVEIFAIDRRLKGITPPRPMTHDLLANVIDGLGAQVQRIVIDDLREHTFYAKIYLQVNGRTVKIDSRPSDAIALCAAINAPIFVADHVFDKTGP, from the coding sequence ATGGACGTGGAAGTTGAACTGTCACGAATCATCATCAATGAGACGTCCGACCAGCAGATCATCGTCTTGAAGGAGCGGCACGGCGAGCGGGCCTTCCCCATCGTGATCGGGATCGTGGAGATCTTCGCCATCGACCGCCGGCTCAAAGGGATTACCCCGCCGCGCCCGATGACGCACGACCTGCTGGCCAACGTCATCGATGGTCTCGGCGCACAAGTCCAGCGAATCGTGATCGACGACCTGCGCGAGCACACCTTCTATGCCAAGATCTACCTGCAGGTGAACGGACGGACGGTGAAGATCGATTCGCGTCCCTCCGACGCCATCGCTTTGTGTGCGGCGATCAATGCGCCGATTTTTGTGGCCGATCATGTCTTCGACAAGACGGGTCCGTAA
- a CDS encoding FecCD family ABC transporter permease — protein MQSLLSPRTLLTRTLAAIALLLLVMVACSLVGTEPVSIKAALAGPGPSGSPNPDYEILLRVRVPRILLAAIVGAALAGAGVVFQAVLRNPLADPYILGVSSGAGLGAMLAVISGINWTLWGRSPIAVFAFVGALGTVWLVWAIGRITGRFHVTGLLLAGVVVNACFSAIIMFLTSISKSQDVYATVFWLMGNMAEEDAFVLWASGGCVAAGLVALFFLSAALNAISFGQTDARSMGIHVERVQFVALAVSAFVTAVAVSLSGLIGFVGLIVPHAVRLVVGPDHRQLLPLSSILGAVFLVTADTIARRIIAPAQLPVGVITAMLGGPFFLILLMRYNRKVCWLS, from the coding sequence GTGCAGTCACTTCTGTCGCCGAGAACGCTGCTGACCCGGACGCTGGCGGCTATTGCGCTGCTCCTGCTGGTCATGGTCGCCTGTTCGCTCGTGGGCACCGAGCCTGTCAGCATAAAGGCGGCCCTGGCCGGCCCGGGCCCGTCGGGATCGCCCAACCCCGATTACGAAATCCTGCTGCGGGTGCGGGTGCCTCGCATCCTCCTGGCGGCCATCGTAGGGGCGGCACTGGCCGGCGCCGGCGTCGTGTTCCAGGCCGTCCTGCGGAATCCGCTGGCCGACCCTTACATCCTCGGCGTCTCCAGCGGCGCCGGGCTCGGCGCCATGCTGGCGGTCATCAGCGGGATCAACTGGACCCTGTGGGGGCGATCCCCCATCGCCGTCTTCGCCTTTGTCGGTGCGCTGGGCACGGTCTGGCTGGTCTGGGCCATCGGCCGCATCACGGGTCGGTTTCACGTCACCGGGCTGCTGTTGGCCGGCGTCGTCGTGAACGCGTGCTTCTCGGCCATTATCATGTTCCTCACCTCAATCTCCAAGAGCCAGGACGTCTACGCGACCGTGTTCTGGCTCATGGGCAACATGGCCGAAGAGGACGCATTCGTCCTCTGGGCCAGTGGCGGATGCGTCGCCGCCGGGCTCGTGGCACTGTTCTTCCTCAGCGCTGCGCTCAACGCCATCAGCTTCGGACAGACCGACGCCCGAAGCATGGGCATCCACGTCGAGCGGGTCCAGTTCGTCGCCCTGGCGGTCTCGGCGTTCGTGACGGCCGTGGCGGTGAGCCTGAGCGGCCTGATCGGTTTCGTCGGGCTGATCGTGCCCCACGCGGTGCGGCTCGTCGTCGGGCCCGACCACCGTCAACTGCTGCCGCTGAGCAGTATCCTTGGGGCGGTGTTCCTCGTCACGGCCGATACGATCGCCCGTCGCATCATAGCGCCCGCCCAACTGCCGGTCGGCGTCATCACGGCGATGCTGGGCGGGCCGTTCTTCCTGATCCTGCTGATGCGCTACAACAGGAAGGTGTGTTGGCTATCATGA
- a CDS encoding tetratricopeptide repeat protein, with amino-acid sequence MAWLGTVVLGMGLISGCAERRQAVDLYLDAVMLRELGRDEAAVRQLKAAVAQDPDLVLAQSELGRAYLALNELELAAEAFRQAVRLDPWSFQDHMDLAMAYEKLGRFREAAQVFARAGELNAESLEAQLAAARCYLSAGRPVQALVHCESARQIDPESEEALRLLAKAYEGQKDYEQAALTYQQLLKDNPERSEVALALAMAYIKSELYDPAKDVLLGVVQTRPDQSRAFRDLGYCFLKLGDADQAIAMYEKATVLDNGDWEAYRGLGVACMVKAQRTGDEALQAAALRHWRRSLAIHPDQPRRDWLEKLIKEHSRTTDPLRGFDD; translated from the coding sequence TTGGCTTGGCTTGGCACGGTCGTGCTGGGGATGGGCCTCATTTCCGGCTGCGCCGAGCGCCGGCAGGCGGTGGATCTGTACCTCGACGCGGTCATGCTGCGTGAATTGGGCCGGGACGAAGCCGCGGTTCGGCAACTCAAGGCCGCCGTAGCGCAAGACCCCGATCTTGTCCTGGCCCAATCGGAACTGGGCCGGGCCTATCTGGCGTTGAACGAGTTGGAGTTGGCCGCCGAGGCCTTCCGACAGGCGGTGCGTCTGGATCCCTGGTCGTTTCAGGACCACATGGACCTGGCGATGGCGTACGAGAAACTGGGCCGGTTCCGCGAGGCGGCCCAGGTCTTTGCGCGAGCCGGCGAACTGAACGCCGAGAGCCTGGAGGCCCAGTTGGCCGCTGCGCGATGCTATCTGAGCGCCGGGCGGCCCGTCCAGGCGCTGGTCCACTGCGAGTCGGCGCGACAGATCGATCCGGAATCCGAGGAGGCCCTGCGTCTGCTCGCCAAGGCCTATGAGGGGCAGAAAGACTACGAGCAGGCGGCCCTGACATACCAGCAGTTGCTCAAGGACAACCCGGAGCGTTCAGAGGTCGCGCTGGCGCTGGCGATGGCCTACATCAAGAGCGAGTTGTATGACCCGGCTAAGGATGTGCTGCTCGGCGTAGTCCAGACCCGGCCCGACCAGTCGCGCGCATTTCGCGATTTGGGGTACTGCTTTCTGAAGCTCGGCGACGCCGACCAGGCGATCGCCATGTACGAGAAGGCGACCGTTCTCGACAACGGCGATTGGGAGGCCTATCGAGGGTTGGGGGTGGCCTGCATGGTCAAGGCCCAGCGCACCGGCGACGAGGCGCTGCAAGCGGCGGCGTTGCGGCACTGGCGGCGCTCGCTGGCGATCCATCCCGACCAGCCCAGACGAGACTGGCTGGAGAAGCTGATCAAGGAGCACTCACGCACGACGGACCCATTGCGAGGATTCGATGACTGA
- a CDS encoding ABC transporter substrate-binding protein, translating to MRRWCLLSAGFVAWVLLGYALLRPQQVDAIARAPNRSRPMRIVSMAPNLTEILYALGLGESVAAVTSDSDYPPQVAGKPNVGSFWLPNVEAIIACRPDLVLTLEIPQQRGLATRLRRMGYHCLAVSIWTVDDLFGAIETIGQAAGRQSEAQSLVLGIREGIARLGQIRAGRDRPRVLWVVQREPLRVAGRNTFINDLIELAGGQNAIGPTLHKYPPIGAEQVIGANVQVIIEPAMMGGNLADQHRQALAYWGRFPNVPAVAAGRINVIEADTVSRLSPRLCQGIELIADCLWSDDAGE from the coding sequence ATGCGCAGGTGGTGTTTGCTATCGGCGGGCTTCGTGGCCTGGGTTCTTCTCGGCTATGCGCTGTTGCGACCGCAACAGGTCGATGCCATCGCCCGCGCACCGAACCGGTCGCGTCCGATGCGAATCGTCTCCATGGCCCCGAACCTCACGGAGATCCTCTACGCACTCGGATTGGGCGAAAGCGTGGCGGCCGTCACAAGCGACAGCGATTATCCGCCGCAGGTCGCAGGCAAGCCGAACGTAGGCAGCTTCTGGCTTCCGAACGTCGAGGCGATCATCGCCTGTCGCCCCGATCTGGTCTTGACCCTTGAGATTCCCCAACAGAGAGGTTTGGCCACCCGGTTACGCCGAATGGGCTACCACTGCCTGGCTGTGAGTATCTGGACGGTCGACGATCTGTTCGGCGCCATCGAGACCATCGGACAAGCAGCCGGGCGACAGTCCGAAGCGCAGTCGCTCGTTCTCGGTATCCGGGAGGGTATCGCGCGATTGGGACAGATCCGCGCGGGCCGAGACCGGCCGCGCGTCTTATGGGTGGTCCAGCGAGAGCCGCTGCGTGTCGCCGGACGGAACACGTTCATCAACGATCTGATCGAACTGGCGGGCGGTCAGAATGCCATCGGCCCGACGCTGCACAAGTATCCGCCCATCGGGGCCGAGCAGGTCATCGGGGCAAACGTCCAGGTCATCATCGAACCCGCCATGATGGGCGGAAACCTCGCCGACCAGCATCGCCAGGCCCTGGCCTATTGGGGCCGTTTTCCCAATGTCCCCGCGGTTGCCGCCGGTCGGATTAACGTGATCGAAGCCGACACAGTCTCGCGCCTGAGCCCAAGGCTGTGCCAGGGAATCGAACTGATCGCCGATTGCCTGTGGTCCGACGATGCGGGAGAGTAG
- the gpmI gene encoding 2,3-bisphosphoglycerate-independent phosphoglycerate mutase — translation MAKEKTKLAKRPCVLIIRDGWGYNPDPGEDQYNAIKQAHTPTDDMLMADYPHCLIHTHGESVGLPDGTMGNSEVGHQNIGAGRIVPQESVRLTHAIRDGSFFQNEEFLKLVRFVKEHNGKVHLMGLCSDIGVHSLLGHLYGLLELAKRNDLTDVFIHAFMDGRDSPPDSGLGYIQDVEKKAAEIGVGKIATVMGRFYAMDRDSRWDRVQRAYECLRTGKGLKAPSAQDAVKSSYDKDVTDEFIEPTCIVDKDGGPLATIDDGDGVIFFNFRGDRPRELTRAFVDAEFKEFVRTTLPQLYFVCLTEYDASIPAPVAFPKRAKMKNILAAYWSELGLKQFRCAETEKYAHVTFFFNDYTERPFKGEDRQIVPSPKVRTYDLKPEMSAREVAAVVLERLDSDKYDVMVVNFANPDMVGHTGDLSAAVQAAATVDECVGRILDKVKSMGGAAVITADHGNFEKMIDGAPDSPHTAHTVGDVPLIVFDDRYKGTTLREGGTLADIGPTMLEIMGLPQPEEMTGRSVLQGD, via the coding sequence ATGGCGAAAGAGAAGACGAAACTTGCGAAAAGACCCTGTGTTTTGATCATACGCGACGGATGGGGCTACAACCCCGACCCCGGCGAAGACCAATACAACGCCATCAAGCAGGCGCATACCCCCACGGATGACATGCTGATGGCCGACTATCCGCACTGCCTGATCCACACCCACGGGGAATCCGTCGGTCTGCCCGACGGGACGATGGGCAACAGCGAGGTGGGCCACCAGAACATCGGCGCCGGACGCATCGTGCCCCAGGAATCCGTTCGGCTGACCCATGCAATACGCGATGGATCGTTCTTCCAGAACGAGGAGTTCCTCAAGCTCGTCAGGTTCGTCAAGGAGCACAACGGCAAAGTGCATCTGATGGGCTTGTGCAGCGATATCGGCGTGCATTCGCTGCTCGGACACCTGTACGGCCTGCTCGAACTGGCCAAGCGAAACGACCTGACCGACGTGTTCATCCATGCGTTCATGGACGGTCGGGACTCGCCGCCCGACAGCGGCCTTGGATACATCCAGGACGTCGAGAAGAAGGCGGCCGAAATCGGTGTCGGCAAGATCGCCACCGTCATGGGCCGGTTCTATGCGATGGACCGCGACAGCCGATGGGACCGCGTCCAGCGGGCCTACGAATGCCTGCGGACAGGCAAGGGCCTCAAGGCCCCCAGCGCTCAGGACGCCGTCAAGAGCAGCTACGACAAAGACGTCACCGACGAGTTCATCGAACCAACCTGCATCGTCGACAAGGACGGCGGACCACTGGCCACGATCGATGACGGAGACGGCGTGATCTTCTTCAATTTCCGAGGCGACCGGCCCCGCGAACTGACCCGCGCCTTCGTCGATGCTGAGTTCAAGGAATTCGTGCGGACCACGCTGCCGCAGCTCTACTTCGTGTGCCTGACCGAATACGACGCGAGCATCCCGGCGCCCGTCGCGTTTCCCAAACGCGCCAAGATGAAGAACATCCTGGCCGCCTATTGGAGCGAACTGGGTCTCAAGCAGTTCCGTTGCGCCGAGACGGAGAAGTACGCTCATGTGACGTTCTTCTTCAACGACTATACGGAACGGCCCTTCAAAGGGGAAGACCGCCAGATCGTCCCGTCGCCCAAGGTGCGCACGTACGATCTCAAGCCGGAGATGAGCGCCCGTGAGGTGGCCGCCGTCGTCCTGGAGAGGCTCGACTCAGACAAGTACGACGTGATGGTCGTCAATTTCGCCAATCCCGACATGGTCGGCCATACGGGGGACCTCTCCGCGGCCGTCCAGGCGGCCGCGACGGTCGATGAGTGCGTCGGCAGGATTCTCGACAAGGTCAAAAGCATGGGGGGCGCCGCGGTCATCACGGCCGATCACGGCAATTTCGAGAAGATGATCGACGGCGCGCCGGACAGCCCGCACACCGCCCACACGGTCGGTGATGTGCCGCTGATCGTTTTCGACGACCGCTACAAGGGCACGACGCTGCGAGAAGGCGGGACCCTGGCCGACATCGGGCCGACGATGCTGGAGATCATGGGGCTGCCTCAGCCGGAGGAGATGACGGGCCGCAGCGTTCTCCAGGGGGATTGA
- the mutL gene encoding DNA mismatch repair endonuclease MutL, giving the protein MGRIVRLDQNMVNMIAAGEVIERPASAVKELMENSIDAGATAVVVTVEDGGRKLISITDNGEGMDRDDLAAAFESHATSKIRDTSDLSGITTLGFRGEALASIASIAHVRAVSRTPQSDQANCIEIDCGDRQSVGPCSGDVGTTIQVRDLFYKTPARRKFLRTANTEMGHITEQFTRIALPKDQLGLTLIHNGRELYRLSGSLALRQRIAQLFPMLEADDLVEASTDEKGIRIRALLGHPSTSRTNNRFQYAFLNGRFIRDKFISHAIKEAYRGLLEPNRFPVVFLFIQMPYDEYDVNVHPTKTEVRFYNSNLVHSQILATMREKLLGTDLHMPARLPSGPAASLDDHRQTQRARRQEIADAMADFFKQHRPAHRQQQFDLQAGRAPHDAGSPQRESRISHEPAPAMLSFDGPRYLQIHDSYIVEQTDDGFVIIDQHALHEAMLYEMLRERAGSGPLESQRLLLPETFDVTDAQADAIEDNAEVFRRLGVELAPFGPRTYAVQAFPTLLAKVSAVSFVQDLVDLLATRRATLNPEDMLDEVLNMTACKAAIKAGQKLTESEIQQLLADRQRYESTSRCPHGRPTTIAFSMKELEKQFKRT; this is encoded by the coding sequence ATGGGTCGAATCGTCCGCCTTGACCAGAATATGGTGAACATGATCGCGGCCGGCGAGGTCATCGAGCGCCCGGCCAGTGCGGTCAAGGAACTCATGGAGAACAGCATCGATGCCGGCGCAACGGCCGTCGTCGTCACCGTGGAAGACGGTGGGCGCAAGCTGATCTCCATCACCGACAACGGCGAGGGGATGGACCGCGACGATCTGGCGGCCGCATTCGAATCGCATGCGACAAGCAAGATCAGGGACACCTCCGACCTGAGCGGCATCACCACCCTGGGTTTTCGCGGTGAGGCATTGGCCAGCATTGCCTCCATCGCTCACGTGCGGGCCGTCAGCCGGACGCCCCAGTCCGACCAGGCCAATTGCATCGAGATCGACTGCGGCGACAGACAGTCCGTCGGTCCGTGCAGCGGGGACGTCGGGACGACGATCCAGGTTCGCGATCTCTTCTACAAGACGCCCGCCCGCCGTAAGTTTCTGCGGACCGCCAACACCGAGATGGGTCATATCACCGAGCAGTTCACGCGAATCGCCCTGCCCAAGGACCAACTCGGGCTGACGCTCATTCACAACGGCAGGGAACTGTATCGCCTCTCCGGCAGCCTCGCGCTGCGCCAGCGGATCGCGCAGCTCTTCCCCATGCTGGAGGCCGACGATCTGGTCGAGGCATCGACCGATGAGAAGGGAATCCGGATTCGCGCCCTGCTCGGCCACCCCAGTACCTCCCGGACAAACAATAGGTTCCAATACGCGTTTTTGAACGGGCGTTTCATCCGCGACAAGTTCATCTCGCACGCCATCAAGGAGGCCTATAGAGGTCTGCTCGAACCGAACCGGTTTCCCGTCGTGTTCCTTTTCATCCAGATGCCGTACGACGAGTATGACGTCAACGTGCATCCGACCAAGACGGAGGTCCGCTTCTACAACTCCAATCTCGTTCACTCGCAGATCCTCGCCACGATGCGGGAGAAGCTGCTCGGCACCGATCTGCACATGCCTGCCCGGCTGCCCTCGGGCCCGGCGGCCTCTCTCGATGACCATCGACAGACGCAGCGGGCCAGACGCCAGGAGATCGCCGACGCGATGGCGGACTTCTTCAAGCAGCATCGGCCCGCCCATCGGCAGCAGCAGTTCGACTTGCAGGCGGGCAGGGCCCCGCACGACGCCGGATCGCCCCAGAGAGAGTCTCGGATCTCCCACGAACCGGCACCGGCCATGCTGAGTTTTGACGGGCCGCGATACCTCCAGATTCACGATAGCTATATCGTCGAACAGACGGACGACGGTTTCGTCATCATCGATCAGCACGCATTGCACGAGGCGATGTTGTACGAGATGCTGCGAGAGCGGGCCGGCAGTGGGCCCCTCGAATCGCAGCGGCTTCTGCTGCCGGAGACCTTCGACGTCACCGACGCCCAGGCCGACGCCATTGAGGACAACGCCGAGGTCTTCCGCCGGCTCGGGGTGGAGCTGGCGCCCTTCGGGCCACGAACGTATGCGGTCCAGGCCTTCCCCACACTGCTGGCCAAGGTCTCTGCCGTCAGCTTCGTGCAGGACCTCGTGGACCTGCTGGCGACGAGGAGGGCGACGTTGAACCCTGAGGACATGCTCGATGAAGTGCTCAACATGACGGCCTGCAAGGCGGCTATCAAGGCGGGCCAGAAGCTGACCGAGAGCGAGATTCAGCAACTGCTGGCTGACCGGCAGCGATACGAATCCACCAGCCGGTGTCCGCACGGCCGCCCGACGACGATCGCGTTTTCGATGAAAGAGCTGGAAAAGCAGTTCAAGAGGACCTGA
- the lspA gene encoding signal peptidase II → MTEPTTTQQQQGEAVPRQGLLEYCRGALPDRIAHLIFWPIATVGLLLDLWTKQAVFAALRDEPDQSRTIIGGVLTFRLALNDGAAFGIASGRQAFLVGVSTVALVIILGVFLFGAARQRIVQVALGLFAAGVCGNLYDRAFNDGRVRDFIDVVYWPGRHWHTFNVADAMLCVAVGLLMIATLFTDPSCRRHDRPQKSAH, encoded by the coding sequence ATGACTGAACCGACGACGACACAGCAGCAGCAGGGCGAGGCGGTGCCGCGCCAAGGGCTTCTGGAGTACTGCCGAGGAGCATTGCCCGACAGGATCGCTCACCTGATCTTCTGGCCCATCGCGACAGTGGGTCTGCTGCTGGACTTGTGGACGAAACAGGCGGTATTCGCCGCATTACGTGATGAGCCCGATCAGAGCCGGACGATCATCGGCGGCGTTCTCACGTTCCGGCTGGCCCTCAACGACGGCGCCGCCTTCGGCATCGCCTCCGGCCGCCAGGCCTTTCTTGTGGGCGTCTCTACCGTGGCTTTGGTGATCATTCTGGGCGTCTTTCTGTTCGGCGCGGCGCGGCAGCGAATCGTCCAGGTCGCCTTGGGGTTGTTCGCCGCCGGCGTTTGCGGCAACCTGTACGACCGGGCGTTCAACGATGGGCGGGTCCGCGACTTCATCGACGTGGTCTACTGGCCGGGCCGGCACTGGCATACGTTCAACGTGGCCGACGCGATGCTGTGCGTTGCCGTGGGACTGCTCATGATCGCGACGCTGTTTACGGACCCGTCTTGTCGAAGACATGATCGGCCACAAAAATCGGCGCATTGA